CCGGCCCGCGCCCGGTGATCGTGACCTCGGCGGTCACCGGCGCGGGGATCGCCGAGCTGGCCGCGGCCATCGCCGCCGGGCCCCGGGGCGGGCTCGCGGCCAAGGAGCCGTGGCTGTTCGAGCGCTGGGTCGTCGACGAGTACGGCCAGGCCGGGCTGCGGCGGCTGGCGACGCTGGCGCCGTCGACCGCGGCCTACCTCGCGGACCACGGCGGCCTCGATCGCGCGCAGGCCGCGTTCGCCGCCGGGTGAGCGGTCCTTGCGCGTCGGCGCAGGTCGTCCCACGGTGACCACATGACCACCGCCGTCCGCTCCGCCTCCGACGCCGACTTCGCCGACACCGTCCTGGCTCGCTCGCGCGCGGTGCCGGTGCTGGTCGACTTCTGGGCGCCGTGGTGCGGGCCGTGCCGCGTGCTCGGGCCGGTGCTCGAGGACCTGGCCGCGAGCGAGGTCGGCCGGTTCGAGGTGGTCAAGGTCGACACCGAGCAGAACCCCGAGGTGGCCGCGCGCTACCAGATCAGCAGCATCCCGGCGGTCAAGCTGTTCGTCGACGGCGAGGTCGCCGCCGAGTTCGTCGGCGCGCTGCCCGAGCCGCGCATCCGGGCCTTCCTCGACGAGCACCTGCCCAGCGCCGCCGCGGAGCACGCCCACGACGCCGCCCACGCCCTGGCCCTGGGCGATCTGACCGAGGCCCGGCGCCACGCCGAGGCCGCCCTGGCCGCCGCGCCGCCGGCCGCGGCCGCGGCGACCGCGCACGCGGTGCTGGCGCGCTGTGACCTCGCGGCCGGCGCGCTGGCCGAGGCGGCGGCCCACGGCGGGGCCGTGCCCCCGGCCGCGCCCGAGTGGGACGCGGCCCAGGCGGTGACCGAGCTGGTCGCGCTGGCCCAGGCCACCGCCGCCGAGCGCGCCGACCCGCCCGAGACCCCGACCGCCCGGTTCGCGCACGCGATCGCGGCGATCAGCGCGGGTGACGTCACCGACGGCCTCGACCAGCTGCTGGCGCTGGTCGGCGACGATCGGCGCTGGCGCGACGAGGCCGCGCGCAAGGCCATGCTGATCGTGTTCCGCGTGATCGGCATCCGCAGCGACACCGCCGACGCCTACCGTCGCCGCCTCAGCGTGCTGCTGTGATCGCGCCGGCGCGCCCCGCCGTCACGCCGCCGGCAGGCGCAGCACCAGCTCGGCGCCGGGGCTGACC
The sequence above is a segment of the Myxococcales bacterium genome. Coding sequences within it:
- the trxA gene encoding thioredoxin, yielding MTTAVRSASDADFADTVLARSRAVPVLVDFWAPWCGPCRVLGPVLEDLAASEVGRFEVVKVDTEQNPEVAARYQISSIPAVKLFVDGEVAAEFVGALPEPRIRAFLDEHLPSAAAEHAHDAAHALALGDLTEARRHAEAALAAAPPAAAAATAHAVLARCDLAAGALAEAAAHGGAVPPAAPEWDAAQAVTELVALAQATAAERADPPETPTARFAHAIAAISAGDVTDGLDQLLALVGDDRRWRDEAARKAMLIVFRVIGIRSDTADAYRRRLSVLL